A single genomic interval of Gossypium raimondii isolate GPD5lz chromosome 11, ASM2569854v1, whole genome shotgun sequence harbors:
- the LOC105761247 gene encoding disease resistance protein At4g27190, translating to MDSAKEIFMEFVGQAGTVFEVGKSILGLIENHWEFPRGIDENVNNLRRKGDRLNGQKEGIESRIKSKLRPRKKISKEVVLYFEDVKRMNGEIPILVSKVSTRSFFSRGFLVNDVRKMGEELDELLEKGRFSDDLLVDDLSWIGQVLPTPSFVVDAIELVKNKIIRYLRNDGVQKIGVYGMAGVGKTTVVKLVNNELLKSVSNFDIIVWVTVSREFSVIELQKKIAEAMNVVITVDEDEILRAGMLYEILTEKGRFVLFLDGVWEGFSLEKVGIPEFSGGKLVLTAQSMDVCRQMDCHVIKMERLPEQDAWQLFLDNVGHNLMNFTDLLPIARCIVERCAGLPLVIVTVACTMRGERSLSIWRNALVELKSNILVWVKNEVYSQLRFSYDRLKDPGIQKCFLTCASYCEDLGILKGQLIMDWIEKGLIDEMGSKEVMLDKGQAILRTLVENCLLEDVGNERVRMHDLTIDMAKLIIQEL from the exons ATGGATTCAGCAAAAGAGATTTTCAT GGAGTTTGTTGGACAAGCCGGAACTGTTTTTGAAGTTGGAAAGTCTATATTGGGTTTAATTGAAAACCATTGGGAATTCCCTAGAGGCATTGATGAGAATGTAAATAATCTGAGGAGAAAAGGAGATCGATTAAATGGTCAGAAAGAAGGCATCGAATCAAGAATCAAATCAAAGCTGCGTCCGAGAAAGAAAATCAGTAAAGAAGTTGTTCTGTATTTCGAAGATGTCAAAAGGATGAATGGGGAAATTCCTATTCTCGTATCCAAAGTTAGTACTAGAAGCTTTTTCTCCCGTGGATTTCTTGTAAATGATGTTCGTAAGATGGGAGAAGAACTTGACGAACTGCTTGAAAAGGGTAGATTTTCTGATGATTTGCTTGTCGATGATCTTTCGTGGATTGGTCAGGTGTTGCCAACACCAAGCTTTGTCGTTGATGCAATAGAACTTGTAAAGAATAAGATTATAAGATACTTGAGGAATGATGGAGTTCAAAAGATCGGAGTTTATGGAATGGCAGGAGTTGGAAAAACAACTGTTGTTAAGCTTGTCAACAATGAACTCTTAAAAAGTGTAAGCAATTTCGATATCATAGTATGGGTCACTGTATCGAGGGAATTTAGTGTTATTGAACTACAGAAGAAGATTGCAGAGGCAATGAACGTTGTTATTACCGTAGATGAAGATGAAATATTAAGAGCAGGGATGTTGTATGAAATTTTGACTGAAAAGGGTAGATTTGTTTTATTCTTGGATGGTGTATGGGAGGGATTTTCCCTTGAAAAAGTTGGAATTCCTGAATTTTCTGGGGGTAAATTAGTGTTGACAGCTCAATCAATGGATGTATGTCGACAAATGGATTGTCATGTCATAAAAATGGAGCGGCTTCCTGAACAAGATGCATGGCAATTGTTCTTGGACAATGTTGGTCATAATCTAATGAATTTTACAGATTTACTACCGATTGCAAGATGTATCGTTGAGCGTTGTGCTGGTTTGCCGTTGGTGATAGTTACAGTTGCTTGTACCATGAGAGGTGAAAGGAGTCTTTCAATATGGAGGAATGCGCTCGTAGAATTGAAATCAAACATACTGGTATGGGTTAAAAATGAGGTGTATTCGCAACTGAGATTCAGCTATGATCGATTAAAAGATccaggaattcaaaaatgttttctTACTTGTGCATCGTATTGTGAAGATTTGGGAATTTTGAAAGGACAGTTGATAATGGATTGGATTGAAAAAGGATTAATAGATGAAATGGGTAGCAAGGAAGTAATGTTGGACAAGGGCCAGGCTATACTAAGAACACTAGTTGAGAATTGCTTGTTAGAAGATGTAGGCAACGAAAGGGTGAGAATGCATGATCTCACCATAGATATGGCTAAACTTATCATTCAAGAATTGTAA
- the LOC105761246 gene encoding probable disease resistance protein At4g27220 — MDFVLSMIRKHLTMFRKPLTMFRKHLENHRSLVRRMNGLKRKVMKLNSMKEDTDSRMSAEWLPRKKLKREVQLWLENVERINGEVQNLDGKMGESSRFTRGLHADDVLKRIREVEELIEQGNFQDGLVVDDHQWIDQVLPTTTLLGEGAKACVEEIFQCLMDDEVGKIGVWGIGGVGKTNIMKLISDQLLKVTGKFRSVIWITVTKDKSIVKLQDYMASKIGVSFCGDEDEITRAGMLFGTLSRKSRFVMILDDLWEEVSLEKLGIPEPSTGSKLLLTTRSFDVCRKMSCRAIEVKPLVEEESWKLFSEKVGQDILNIPGVEPIAKKTAKLCGGLPLGVITVAACMKGIDDLSDWRNALKELSECKESVNGLEDGVFQQLRFSYDHLNDLKLQLCFLSCALYPEDWEIEERELVQLWIAEGLVEEMDSRQTEFDRGHAIMNKLKSNCLLEVLPKTEYERRVKMQNLVRDMALHITSVKPRFLVKAGMGLREPPKVQEWSEDLEKVSLMWNRELEVLYPLEMSPPKCPMLTSLLLPGCGIKSIPEGFFKHMDGLKILDLSRNPMKSLPNSISNLKNLTALLLYYCDHLEYVPSLSNLRALKELYVTKTAVKEFPHGMQNLPLKCLNLDSIYIDEIPNEIFSRPSCLQELNVGGTLISGEEVGELEKLEIFEGRFYDLPNLNMYLQAFHGREEPRQYIIVVGKREREWEIHTSKRIELWDCDIYPNQIMLPRHIEELYVMHCTFYGHEEYPIISRFVLTSLGTFSSLKYLVIWNLKNRKRLFSPNCVPLNLQVLEVWKCMLLEEIIASEESGRVTMEFCLPRLKEIVLKNLPELKSICNVDAVMVCESLEWLVAHNCPKLERMPLKLPQTRSSSSLKLFINLEPMELWESMAWADPDAKSLLIRKL, encoded by the coding sequence ATGGACTTTGTTCTGAGTATGATTCGTAAACACCTGACTATGTTTCGTAAACCACTGACTATGTTTCGTAAACACTTGGAGAATCATAGAAGCCTTGTTCGGCGTATGAATGGCTTGAAAaggaaagtaatgaaattgaataGTATGAAGGAAGATACAGATTCTAGAATGAGTGCAGAGTGGCTGCCAAGAAAGAAACTCAAGAGGGAAGTCCAGTTATGGTTGGAAAATGTCGAAAGAATCAATGGCGAAGTACAAAACCTTGATGGAAAAATGGGTGAAAGCAGTCGTTTTACACGTGGACTTCATGCAGACGATGTGTTAAAGAGGATAAGGGAAGTTGAGGAACTTATTGAACAAGGCAACTTTCAAGATGGTTTGGTGGTTGATGATCATCAATGGATTGATCAGGTTTTGCCGACAACAACCTTATTGGGTGAAGGTGCAAAGGCCTGTGTGGAAGAGATTTTCCAGTGCTTGATGGATGATGAGGTTGGAAAGATTGGAGTTTGGGGGATAGGTGGTGTGGGGAAAACAAACATCATGAAGCTTATAAGCGATCAACTCTTAAAAGTGACGGGGAAGTTCCGTAGTGTAATTTGGATCACTGTAACCAAGGACAAGAGTATTGTTAAGCTACAGGATTACATGGCAAGTAAGATTGGAGTAAGCTTTTGTGGTGATGAAGATGAAATAACAAGGGCAGGGATGCTGTTTGGAACATTGTCTCGGAAGAGTAGGTTTGTGATGATCTTGGACGATTTATGGGAAGAGGTTTCCCTTGAGAAGTTAGGAATTCCTGAGCCATCTACTGGGAGTAAATTATTGTTGACAACGCGATCATTTGATGTGTGTCGAAAAATGAGTTGTAGAGCAATCGAAGTGAAGCCTTTGGTGGAAGAAGAGTCGTGGAAGTTGTTCTCGGAGAAGGTGGGTCAGGATATTCTAAATATTCCAGGGGTGGAACCAATTGCAAAAAAGACTGCTAAGCTTTGTGGGGGTTTGCCATTGGGAGTAATTACTGTAGCTGCTTGTATGAAGGGCATTGATGACCTTTCTGACTGGAGGAATGCACTAAAGGAATTAAGTGAATGCAAAGAAAGTGTTAATGGGTTGGAAGATGGGGTGTTCCAGCAGCTGCGATTTAGTTATGATCATTTGAATGATCTAAAACTTCAACTTTGTTTCCTCAGTTGTGCATTATATCCTGAGGATTGGGAAATTGAGGAGAGAGAGCTTGTTCAACTTTGGATTGCCGAAGGGCTTGTGGAAGAAATGGATAGCAGGCAGACAGAATTTGACAGGGGTCATGCAATAATGAATAAACTCAAAAGCAATTGTTTGTTAGAAGTTCTTCCTAAAACTGAATATGAAAGACGTGTAAAGATGCAAAATCTTGTGAGAGACATGGCGTTACATATCACAAGTGTGAAACCTCGATTCTTGGTAAAAGCTGGAATGGGATTAAGGGAGCCACCGAAGGTGCAAGAATGGAGCGAGGATTTGGAGAAGGTTTCATTGATGTGGAATCGGGAGTTAGAAGTTCTGTATCCCTTGGAAATGTCACCACCAAAGTGTCCGATGCTCACATCATTGTTGCTGCCTGGTTGTGGTATAAAGAGCATTCCAGAAGGTTTCTTCAAGCATATGGATGGACTCAAGATTCTTGATCTTTCTCGGAATCCTATGAAGAGTCTCCCAAATTCCATATCAAATTTGAAGAATCTCACTGCATTATTGCTTTACTACTGTGATCATTTAGAGTATGTGCCATCATTGTCAAATCTTAGAGCTTTAAAGGAGTTGTATGTTACAAAAACAGCTGTCAAGGAATTCCCTCATGGAATGCAAAACTTGCCTCTCAAATGCCTAAATCTAGATTCTATATACATAGATGAGATCCCGAATGAAATATTCTCTAGACCttcttgccttcaagaattgAATGTTGGTGGAACATTGATAAGTGGGGAGGAGGTAGGTGAGTTGGAGAAATTGGAAATCTTTGAAGGGAGGTTTTACGACTTGCCCAACTTGAACATGTATCTCCAAGCTTTTCATGGTCGAGAAGAGCCTCGTCAATACATCATCGTTGTGGGTAAAAGAGAAAGGGAATGGGAAATTCATAcatcaaaaaggattgaattATGGGATTGTGATATCTATCCCAATCAGATTATGCTTCCACGTCACATTGAGGAATTGTATGTCATGCACTGCACTTTCTATGGTCATGAAGAATACCCGATTATCTCCAGATTTGTCCTCACTTCACTCGGCACCTTTTCCTCTCTTAAATATCTTGTTAtatggaatttaaaaaatagaaaaaggttATTCTCTCCAAACTGTGTGCCGCTAAATTTACAAGTGCTTGAGGTTTGGAAATGTATGCTACTGGAGGAAATAATAGCATCAGAGGAAAGTGGAAGGGTTACCATGGAATTTTGTCTTCCACGACTGAAGGAAATTGTATTGAAAAATCTACCTGAATTGAAGAGCATTTGCAATGTTGATGCAGTAATGGTTTGTGAATCTCTTGAATGGCTTGTGGCACATAATTGTCCGAAATTAGAAAGGATGCCTCTTAAACTTCCCCAAACCCGATCATCTTCATCTcttaaactttttataaatCTAGAGCCGATGGAGTTGTGGGAATCAATGGCATGGGCTGATCCTGATGCCAAGTCTCTTTTGATCCGGAAACTTTGA